The following proteins are encoded in a genomic region of Deinococcus cellulosilyticus NBRC 106333 = KACC 11606:
- a CDS encoding isocitrate lyase/PEP mutase family protein → MTIDQHSKAQVFKALHEKDGTFVIPNPWDAGTARLLTSLGFPALATTSAGLAWSLGMPDGAGAFSRDQAIENVRQIAQATPLPVSADFENGYGHTPEEVAEGIRKVALEGGAVGASIEDATSVSGSAPIYDFQLAVERIHAAVEAARTLPFPFVLVARAENFCHGITDMEDTLRRLKAYEAAGADVLFAPGIKTLDQVREVCQAVQKPVNVNAGIMNAPWTVAELSEAGVKRISLGAGLVRVALASFVQAAQELQKAGSFSFMKDAGKVNLTDLMFKEHIPR, encoded by the coding sequence ATGACCATTGATCAGCATTCAAAAGCACAGGTTTTCAAGGCCCTTCATGAAAAGGACGGCACTTTTGTCATTCCCAACCCCTGGGATGCCGGGACAGCCCGACTTTTGACCAGCCTGGGGTTCCCGGCACTCGCAACCACCAGTGCGGGTCTGGCATGGTCTCTGGGGATGCCAGATGGAGCAGGGGCCTTTTCAAGGGATCAGGCCATCGAGAACGTGAGGCAAATTGCCCAGGCCACCCCCCTCCCAGTGTCTGCAGATTTTGAAAACGGCTATGGACACACCCCCGAGGAGGTCGCAGAAGGCATCCGGAAAGTGGCACTGGAAGGTGGGGCGGTGGGGGCTTCCATTGAAGACGCAACCAGTGTGTCTGGAAGTGCTCCAATATACGATTTTCAGCTGGCTGTGGAGCGCATTCATGCAGCTGTGGAGGCTGCCCGCACCCTGCCTTTTCCTTTTGTGCTGGTGGCCCGTGCAGAGAATTTCTGTCATGGCATCACGGACATGGAAGACACCCTGCGCCGTCTTAAAGCCTATGAGGCGGCTGGAGCAGATGTGCTGTTTGCCCCGGGCATCAAAACACTGGATCAGGTGCGTGAGGTGTGTCAGGCTGTGCAAAAGCCCGTGAATGTCAATGCAGGGATCATGAATGCTCCCTGGACTGTTGCAGAACTCTCAGAGGCTGGAGTGAAGCGCATCAGTCTGGGCGCTGGATTGGTGCGGGTGGCTCTGGCAAGCTTTGTGCAGGCCGCTCAGGAGTTGCAGAAGGCAGGGTCTTTTTCTTTCATGAAGGATGCAGGAAAGGTGAACCTCACGGACCTGATGTTTAAAGAGCACATTCCCAGGTAA
- a CDS encoding FG-GAP repeat domain-containing protein: MRTKLALTGLMLTALLSACSSTQHPVSQQPAERFKVLGTIDLPVGIQAGIQPQSFTVASLQLKVGTTSHVDYNGYRYINTTYEIRNASSAGTPSPTPKTNVTFLAVDTTNTLNDTAVRILKKSDNTDANPALATQVVPAGNITTGPALASAQSMQVFTSDETGSLTGLPAHIQKVFGYGFVVDKVGGGRTLDANPAVNNYQGTLTLSVKVPLQNPIANTPHILTLSMIYVEDSVTQVTESAEEQALGNSGLAARVTAAGASRVNVFPGSTYNGTKRTICSVPVSNTVSPSYLINQENRVTTFTPNITSLASKSSAVNATLGYCDDVVPTLSGSTPQNQLVIHAFQTGKRLTSKNSSNAGTFSQTGQNWTYTPTVGGAFKPGEVVEVTVVGGTTLNSSSRRFRVAGAAEGAAGYNTPATYTEANSAQQVRFGDVDGDGDVDIVTGHSSTGIGVHKNNGNGTFAARVDYAATGTPQGIELGDIDNDGDLDVAVGNNGNCGPCTLSVLINNGSGVYTAGTSLTTTGAGGSFGSSTLGVNLGDFNNDGNLDLAGASNQYVTVWQGNGDGTFSNRQDLFIDGSATASNIGIGDLNNDGYMDMVATTSSFNKLSVYINKADGTVGFNTRVDYNAGPNVRGVAMGDLNKDGKLDVITGHIENTNGFTVYLGNGNGTLATGTTTDTAGFPHNQMTLGDINGDGNLDLIVANPTITPNTGFTYYLGTGNGTFGTGVFHALSANTRGVAVGDLNGDGKLDVAATNSSVLNIYLKK; encoded by the coding sequence ATGCGCACGAAACTTGCTCTTACCGGTCTGATGCTGACAGCTTTGCTGTCAGCATGTTCTTCCACTCAGCACCCCGTATCCCAGCAACCTGCTGAACGCTTCAAGGTTCTGGGAACCATCGATCTGCCCGTTGGCATTCAGGCAGGGATTCAGCCCCAGAGCTTCACGGTGGCCAGCCTCCAGTTGAAAGTCGGAACCACCAGTCACGTGGATTACAACGGTTACCGATACATCAACACCACCTACGAGATTCGCAATGCCAGCAGTGCTGGAACCCCCAGTCCCACCCCCAAAACCAACGTGACTTTTCTGGCGGTGGACACCACCAACACCCTCAATGACACGGCTGTGCGCATCCTCAAGAAATCCGACAACACGGATGCCAATCCTGCCCTGGCCACCCAGGTGGTGCCTGCCGGAAACATCACCACCGGACCTGCCCTGGCCAGTGCCCAGAGCATGCAGGTCTTCACCTCTGACGAGACCGGCAGCCTGACGGGACTTCCTGCGCACATTCAGAAAGTCTTCGGTTACGGCTTTGTGGTGGATAAAGTGGGGGGAGGTCGCACCCTCGATGCCAACCCCGCAGTCAACAATTACCAGGGAACCCTGACCCTGTCCGTCAAAGTTCCGCTGCAAAACCCCATTGCCAACACCCCCCACATCCTGACCCTTTCCATGATCTATGTGGAAGACAGCGTGACCCAGGTGACCGAATCTGCAGAGGAGCAGGCCCTGGGCAACTCCGGTCTGGCTGCACGGGTCACTGCTGCCGGGGCCAGTCGAGTCAATGTGTTCCCGGGCAGCACCTACAACGGCACCAAACGCACCATCTGCAGTGTGCCGGTCAGCAACACGGTGAGCCCCAGTTACCTGATCAACCAGGAGAACCGGGTGACCACCTTCACCCCCAACATCACCAGCCTGGCCAGCAAGTCCAGTGCGGTCAATGCCACACTGGGATACTGTGACGATGTGGTGCCCACACTGTCTGGCAGCACCCCGCAGAACCAGCTGGTGATCCACGCCTTCCAGACTGGCAAACGCCTGACCAGCAAGAACAGCAGCAATGCAGGCACCTTCAGCCAGACCGGACAGAATTGGACCTACACCCCCACTGTGGGTGGAGCGTTCAAACCCGGTGAAGTGGTGGAAGTGACTGTGGTGGGGGGCACCACCCTCAACAGCAGTTCCCGCCGCTTCCGGGTGGCAGGAGCAGCGGAAGGGGCTGCCGGATACAACACACCTGCCACCTACACCGAGGCCAACAGTGCCCAGCAGGTGCGTTTTGGCGATGTGGATGGTGACGGGGATGTGGACATTGTGACCGGCCACAGTTCCACAGGCATTGGTGTGCACAAAAACAACGGCAACGGCACCTTCGCAGCCCGGGTGGATTATGCCGCCACGGGTACCCCACAGGGCATCGAACTGGGAGACATTGACAACGACGGTGACCTTGATGTGGCGGTGGGCAACAACGGCAACTGTGGTCCCTGCACCCTCTCCGTCCTGATCAACAATGGCTCTGGCGTGTACACTGCAGGAACGTCCCTGACCACCACGGGTGCAGGAGGTTCCTTCGGAAGCAGCACCCTGGGCGTCAACCTTGGGGACTTCAACAACGACGGCAATCTGGACCTCGCTGGAGCATCCAACCAGTACGTGACCGTGTGGCAGGGCAACGGAGACGGCACCTTCTCCAACCGTCAGGACCTCTTCATTGATGGCAGTGCAACTGCCAGCAACATTGGTATTGGCGACCTGAACAACGACGGCTACATGGACATGGTGGCCACCACTTCCAGCTTCAATAAACTGAGTGTCTACATCAACAAAGCAGATGGGACCGTGGGCTTCAACACCCGCGTGGACTACAATGCAGGACCCAACGTGCGTGGTGTCGCAATGGGAGACCTGAACAAAGACGGCAAGCTGGATGTGATCACCGGACACATTGAAAACACCAACGGTTTCACCGTGTACCTCGGCAATGGCAACGGCACCCTGGCAACAGGGACCACCACCGATACCGCAGGGTTTCCCCACAACCAGATGACCCTGGGAGACATCAACGGAGATGGCAACCTCGATCTGATTGTTGCCAATCCCACCATCACCCCCAACACGGGATTCACCTACTACCTGGGGACCGGCAATGGAACCTTCGGGACCGGTGTTTTCCATGCCCTCAGTGCAAACACCCGTGGTGTTGCGGTGGGTGACCTGAACGGTGACGGTAAGCTGGATGTGGCTGCCACCAACTCCTCAGTGCTGAACATCTACCTCAAGAAGTAA
- a CDS encoding SDR family NAD(P)-dependent oxidoreductase translates to MELTVNHAPPFTEEEWNACIRVLKVLARDPFCGPDTQTLKTLVAKIYKVAKKEIRAQNQQQIRAHDQALQQKTVVFQVNDATLPLGQHALPMMATEVPGTAASGAPSDTVGVRIQPERCYICKSFYHEVHFFYHLLCPECARLNHQKRQQRADLTGRIALVTGGRIKIGYQMCLRLLRDGARVIVTTRFPKDAVKRFAEEEDFSLWSERLEVHGLDFRNLVQLEGFIQDLKARLPHLDILINNAAQTVRRPAEFYQHLLPLETLPLASLPQSWQQVLRGPDQRVALELLAPQLPGSNLAPFFPAGQLDQDGQQLDFRPQNSWTATADQVSPLEMLEVQLVSNVAPFMLVSQLRSLLRQSPFERKFIVNVSAMEGQFARESKTEFHPHTNMAKAALNMLTRTSGQDYARDGIFMTSVDTGWITEENPHPKKSRLREGGFVTPLDVIDGMARIYDPIVQGLQTDPPLSGCFLKDYRPYPW, encoded by the coding sequence ATGGAATTGACTGTGAACCATGCCCCCCCTTTCACAGAAGAAGAATGGAACGCATGCATCCGGGTGCTCAAGGTGTTGGCCCGCGACCCTTTTTGCGGCCCGGACACCCAGACCCTGAAAACCCTGGTTGCCAAGATTTACAAGGTTGCCAAGAAAGAAATCCGGGCGCAGAACCAGCAGCAGATCCGTGCCCACGATCAGGCCCTGCAGCAGAAAACGGTGGTGTTTCAGGTCAATGATGCTACCCTTCCCCTCGGGCAGCATGCTCTGCCCATGATGGCAACTGAAGTCCCTGGGACGGCAGCTTCAGGTGCCCCATCAGACACGGTGGGCGTTCGAATCCAGCCTGAACGCTGTTACATCTGCAAATCCTTTTACCATGAAGTGCACTTTTTCTATCACCTGCTCTGCCCGGAGTGCGCCCGTCTGAACCACCAGAAGCGCCAGCAACGGGCTGACCTCACGGGCCGCATTGCCCTGGTGACTGGAGGGCGCATCAAGATCGGGTACCAGATGTGCCTCAGGCTGCTCAGGGATGGGGCAAGGGTGATTGTCACCACCCGTTTCCCAAAAGATGCCGTGAAACGCTTTGCAGAAGAAGAGGATTTTTCCTTGTGGTCAGAACGTCTGGAGGTGCACGGTCTGGATTTCCGCAATCTGGTGCAGCTTGAGGGGTTCATTCAGGACCTCAAGGCCAGACTGCCCCACCTGGACATCCTGATCAACAATGCCGCCCAGACGGTTCGGCGACCCGCCGAGTTCTACCAGCATCTGCTGCCTCTGGAAACCCTGCCTCTGGCCTCCCTTCCGCAGTCCTGGCAACAGGTGCTCAGAGGTCCGGATCAGAGGGTGGCCCTGGAACTTCTGGCCCCGCAACTGCCTGGTTCGAATCTGGCTCCTTTTTTCCCTGCAGGACAGCTGGACCAGGACGGTCAGCAGCTGGATTTCAGGCCGCAGAACAGCTGGACGGCAACCGCAGATCAGGTGAGTCCCCTGGAGATGCTGGAGGTGCAACTGGTCAGCAACGTGGCCCCATTCATGCTGGTGTCCCAGTTGCGGTCCCTGCTCAGGCAGTCTCCTTTTGAGCGCAAATTCATTGTGAATGTCAGTGCCATGGAAGGCCAGTTCGCCCGTGAAAGCAAAACCGAGTTTCACCCGCACACCAACATGGCCAAGGCAGCCCTGAACATGCTGACCCGCACCTCGGGACAGGATTATGCGAGAGACGGCATTTTCATGACCAGTGTGGACACCGGCTGGATCACCGAAGAAAACCCCCACCCCAAAAAGTCCCGTTTGCGAGAAGGAGGCTTTGTGACCCCTCTGGATGTCATCGATGGCATGGCCCGCATTTACGATCCCATTGTGCAGGGCTTGCAGACCGATCCCCCTCTCTCGGGCTGTTTTCTGAAAGATTACCGGCCCTACCCCTGGTGA
- a CDS encoding ribonuclease inhibitor, translating into MMDEFQIHCPVDEAQTDLPFPADELFPLLEHLKNNQSFSAQFPRGTVTADGRLDLCKQNLGVEGCRQVMQALKHNSSIHTLLLGTDGIGDAGAQMVAEVVAQNSTLHTLYLGCNHITDAGTALIAEALMQHDRIEALWLKRNPIGPQGAESLARLLEKTRTLKVLDLVNAMGDPSGIAKIISVLTHKNRTVRRLYLGGNNLTAHEAGLLAEMLQKNPTIEALMLNVGRLQDEGAAFLAEALRHNTTLRELGLASNGIGARGGRLLFRALRHHPTLQVLDLGYAPSTRVLGTSANTLTDQVTEDLALLLEHNPVLKHLNLARTGLTLRSLPALQEALQKNHTLQELQLEKALLLPLRPFLERNALQTSPGGLPEEVLRIRSVYRSKVL; encoded by the coding sequence ATGATGGATGAATTTCAGATTCACTGCCCTGTTGATGAAGCCCAGACCGATCTGCCTTTTCCTGCCGACGAGCTTTTTCCTTTGCTGGAGCACCTGAAGAACAACCAGTCTTTTTCTGCACAGTTTCCCCGTGGAACGGTGACCGCAGATGGCAGGCTGGACCTCTGCAAACAGAATCTGGGGGTGGAAGGATGCAGGCAGGTGATGCAGGCCCTGAAGCACAATTCCAGCATTCACACCCTCCTGCTGGGCACGGACGGCATTGGAGATGCTGGGGCGCAAATGGTGGCCGAGGTGGTCGCCCAGAATTCCACCCTGCACACCCTGTACCTGGGATGCAACCACATCACGGATGCGGGGACAGCACTGATCGCAGAGGCCCTGATGCAGCATGACCGCATTGAGGCCCTGTGGCTGAAACGCAATCCCATTGGACCACAGGGTGCAGAAAGCCTGGCCCGATTGCTGGAGAAAACCAGGACACTGAAGGTGCTCGATCTCGTGAATGCCATGGGGGACCCGTCAGGAATCGCCAAAATCATCTCGGTGCTCACCCACAAAAACCGCACGGTCAGACGCCTGTACCTGGGAGGAAACAACCTCACTGCCCATGAAGCAGGTTTGCTGGCAGAAATGTTGCAAAAGAATCCAACCATTGAAGCCCTGATGCTCAATGTGGGCCGATTGCAAGACGAAGGGGCAGCCTTTCTTGCGGAGGCTCTGAGGCACAACACCACTTTGCGGGAACTGGGGCTTGCCAGCAATGGGATCGGTGCAAGAGGAGGCCGTCTGCTTTTTCGGGCATTGCGGCACCACCCCACACTGCAAGTGCTGGACCTGGGGTATGCCCCCTCAACCCGTGTGCTGGGGACCTCAGCCAACACCCTGACAGATCAGGTCACTGAAGATCTGGCCCTGCTTCTCGAACACAACCCAGTCCTCAAACACCTGAACCTGGCCAGAACAGGCCTGACGTTGCGAAGTCTGCCTGCATTGCAGGAGGCCCTGCAGAAAAACCACACCCTGCAGGAATTGCAGCTGGAGAAAGCTTTGCTTTTGCCCCTCAGGCCTTTCCTTGAGAGAAATGCACTGCAGACCAGCCCTGGAGGGCTCCCCGAAGAAGTCTTGCGCATCCGCAGTGTGTACCGCAGCAAGGTGCTGTGA
- a CDS encoding SDR family oxidoreductase — protein sequence MSRNLLITGGSRGIGAATARLAARQGDTVCITYLRNAAAADALVAEIQATGRKAHAFQLDVGVETEVVQLFERLDQEIGPIHRLVNNAGILEQQMRVDQMDAVRLQRVLTTNVIGSFLCAREAVRRMSTQAGGQGGAIVNVSSMAARLGAPGEYVDYAASKAAIDAFTVGLAREVATEGIRVNAVRPGVIYTDIHASGGEPGRVDRVKNAVPMQRGGQPEEVARAILWLLSDEASYVTGTFLDVSGGR from the coding sequence ATGTCCAGAAACCTGCTCATCACCGGAGGAAGCCGTGGCATTGGAGCCGCAACCGCCCGCCTTGCAGCCCGTCAGGGGGACACCGTATGCATCACCTACCTGAGAAATGCCGCAGCTGCAGACGCACTGGTGGCTGAAATTCAGGCCACAGGCAGGAAAGCCCACGCTTTTCAGCTGGATGTGGGTGTGGAAACAGAGGTGGTCCAGCTTTTTGAGCGTCTGGACCAGGAAATCGGACCCATTCATAGGCTGGTCAACAACGCTGGGATTCTGGAGCAGCAGATGCGGGTGGACCAGATGGACGCGGTCAGGCTCCAGAGGGTGCTGACCACCAACGTGATTGGGTCTTTTCTCTGTGCCCGTGAAGCAGTGCGTCGCATGTCCACCCAAGCAGGAGGTCAGGGAGGGGCCATTGTGAACGTCTCCTCAATGGCAGCACGTCTGGGTGCGCCCGGTGAATATGTGGATTACGCCGCATCCAAGGCGGCCATTGATGCTTTCACCGTGGGTCTGGCCAGAGAAGTCGCCACTGAGGGCATCCGGGTGAATGCCGTGCGGCCCGGGGTGATTTACACCGACATTCACGCCAGTGGGGGAGAACCCGGACGGGTGGATCGGGTGAAAAATGCCGTTCCCATGCAGCGTGGGGGACAGCCGGAGGAAGTTGCAAGGGCCATCTTGTGGCTGCTCTCGGATGAAGCGTCCTATGTGACGGGCACCTTTCTGGATGTGTCCGGAGGTCGCTGA
- a CDS encoding ATP-binding cassette domain-containing protein produces the protein MNPETHPDLPIVPPADPFRRPVLETQALCVEVEGLDLIQNLDLCVLAGESVAVVGPSGSGKTVLLQVLMGTRTAHSGKVRVLDAIPADMAYCARVGWIQQHAKLADNLSVRELMELFGSFAPQTLPVETVLEWTGLQDHADTPYGRLTPLQQQLTHLASVVGSCPELLVLDAPTGHLTLEEQEVFWLHLQQVLTPEQTLIFTTRSQVEAEKYAHRTVQLG, from the coding sequence ATGAATCCAGAAACCCATCCCGACCTCCCCATCGTCCCTCCTGCCGACCCTTTCCGGCGTCCGGTGCTGGAAACCCAGGCCCTCTGTGTGGAGGTGGAGGGTCTGGACCTCATCCAGAATCTGGACCTGTGTGTGCTGGCCGGGGAAAGTGTGGCTGTGGTGGGTCCTTCTGGCAGTGGCAAAACCGTGCTGCTGCAGGTTCTGATGGGCACACGCACTGCCCACTCTGGAAAAGTGCGTGTGCTGGACGCCATCCCTGCAGACATGGCCTACTGTGCCCGGGTGGGATGGATTCAGCAACATGCAAAGCTGGCAGACAACCTCAGCGTGCGGGAACTCATGGAGCTCTTTGGAAGTTTTGCCCCTCAAACGCTGCCTGTTGAGACTGTGCTGGAATGGACAGGACTACAGGACCACGCAGACACCCCTTACGGAAGGCTGACCCCTTTGCAGCAGCAATTGACCCACCTGGCCAGTGTGGTGGGCAGCTGTCCTGAGCTCCTCGTGCTGGATGCCCCCACCGGACACCTGACCCTGGAGGAACAGGAAGTGTTCTGGCTGCACCTGCAGCAGGTTCTCACCCCAGAACAGACGCTGATCTTCACCACCCGCAGCCAGGTCGAAGCGGAAAAATACGCCCACCGCACGGTTCAACTGGGCTGA
- a CDS encoding tetratricopeptide repeat protein, whose amino-acid sequence MTAVSLLNGFIPLPLKNELTRTHVLEQLNAQQDARIIAVVAPSGYGKTTLLAQMARMHPEASVWITLTPNESEPVQLHTTCTRALKSRFPHLTFRHSLEVLQHTWNPERAAVALVRDLDLLEVNLKLFFDQGEHLGPDAVRWLNAFVGALSEGHQVVVSAFDAQPLRLSQLMVRRQAVIVGTEELAFSVQESQQLLHLPPKQAESIHQQYEGWPVCISLVAAGAGNFITPEDLLEDTLQNLEPETLHWLQEASVLDTWSEARFELHHIPCPLDWERQLKQAGLPILPLGRNQYRPHSILLQVLQKQLKRKASRFTELHRSAARVAESEHRFLEAILHHQAIKDTAAALQVTGRVVKNLLGRYEYSLIRHILELFHPSELSSDLKYLLSQAWIETGELAKAEQMLQTLHGADLQARVLMLRAFLANRRGAAQETLQLCNQALKCSEDPETTIPLLRLKGWELVHLGQYDPALEVFQEALRLSAEDPTEQAHVRFMLAYTREQKQEKFEQIEEGYLEAIRAYEAVGGKRSSVYVLIQVAELYANLGQYDRSKAYLDRAYLACEGIEDSFLTLILEGYGDLFSLMGSYSEALEAYSKALAASQKTGGSMHDQRIRYKMLEVHLKGKTPFDVLLAEVQSRSVPDDLYRNIYVFYEALLSLHRKDFLEARRQLQSIQHASVGTYRRIRLNVLLGALKKRQGEDTAVEERLVLELSQGRSLPCLQQDLSLMQDLQALPARAAVSPPRLSEEAVPGLSIQATLFGMVKFRYQNHTFTIKHKKSCEVLVWLLLHGPSTRDRIINDLHDGENSSKHIDYFKVAVRRLRSSIFEETGIEINPVVFENGMYTVAEQLNFRVDHLELEAQVRTLDSAALEKVTTVYRQEFMPGFESSWIERLRLRIQDTLLLAYQKRMQLETHPTLKLDLGLEVLEHLGLQEELLEQLNDLLEDLDSESTRMLYLQKLRAIKKRWLET is encoded by the coding sequence ATGACCGCAGTTTCCTTACTCAATGGTTTCATACCTCTGCCCCTGAAAAATGAACTGACCCGCACCCATGTGCTTGAACAACTGAATGCCCAGCAGGACGCCCGCATCATCGCGGTGGTGGCCCCGTCGGGGTACGGCAAGACCACTTTGCTGGCCCAGATGGCCCGCATGCATCCCGAAGCAAGCGTGTGGATCACCCTCACCCCCAACGAATCCGAGCCGGTGCAGTTGCACACCACCTGCACCCGCGCCCTGAAATCCCGCTTTCCTCACCTCACCTTCCGGCATTCGCTGGAGGTGTTGCAGCACACCTGGAACCCGGAGCGCGCCGCTGTGGCCCTGGTGCGGGACCTGGACCTTTTAGAGGTGAACCTGAAACTCTTTTTTGATCAGGGAGAACACCTCGGACCGGACGCGGTGCGCTGGCTGAATGCTTTTGTCGGTGCCCTCTCTGAAGGGCATCAGGTGGTCGTTTCTGCCTTTGATGCGCAACCCCTCAGGCTCAGCCAGTTGATGGTCCGCAGGCAGGCGGTGATCGTGGGAACCGAAGAACTGGCTTTCAGCGTGCAGGAGAGCCAGCAACTGCTGCACCTCCCCCCCAAACAGGCCGAATCCATCCACCAGCAGTATGAAGGGTGGCCTGTATGCATTTCTCTGGTGGCTGCAGGGGCAGGAAACTTCATCACGCCAGAAGACCTGCTGGAAGACACCCTGCAGAACCTGGAACCCGAAACCCTGCACTGGCTGCAGGAAGCCAGTGTGCTGGACACCTGGTCAGAAGCCCGTTTTGAGCTGCACCACATTCCCTGCCCCCTGGACTGGGAACGCCAGTTGAAACAGGCAGGCCTGCCCATTTTGCCCCTTGGCAGGAACCAGTACCGACCCCACAGCATTCTTTTGCAGGTGCTGCAAAAACAACTGAAACGCAAGGCCTCCCGTTTCACTGAACTCCACCGCTCGGCAGCACGGGTCGCCGAATCGGAACACCGCTTTCTGGAAGCGATTCTGCACCACCAGGCCATCAAGGACACCGCTGCCGCCCTGCAGGTCACGGGCAGGGTGGTGAAAAACCTGCTGGGGCGTTACGAATACAGCCTGATCCGGCACATCCTGGAACTCTTTCATCCCTCCGAGCTGTCCAGCGACCTGAAATACCTGCTCTCCCAGGCGTGGATTGAAACCGGAGAGCTCGCAAAAGCCGAGCAGATGCTGCAGACCCTGCATGGCGCAGACCTCCAGGCCAGGGTGTTGATGCTCAGGGCTTTTCTGGCCAACCGCAGAGGAGCCGCCCAGGAAACTTTGCAACTGTGCAACCAGGCCCTGAAATGCTCTGAAGACCCTGAAACCACCATTCCCCTCTTGCGGCTCAAAGGCTGGGAACTTGTGCACCTCGGTCAGTATGATCCGGCCCTGGAGGTGTTCCAGGAGGCCCTCAGGCTCAGCGCAGAAGACCCCACCGAACAGGCCCACGTGCGCTTCATGCTCGCCTACACCCGTGAGCAGAAACAGGAAAAGTTCGAGCAGATTGAAGAGGGCTATCTGGAGGCCATCCGCGCCTACGAGGCTGTGGGTGGGAAACGCTCCTCGGTGTACGTGCTGATTCAGGTGGCGGAACTGTACGCCAACCTGGGGCAGTACGACCGCAGCAAAGCATACCTGGACCGGGCTTACCTCGCCTGTGAGGGCATTGAGGACAGCTTCCTCACCCTGATTCTGGAAGGGTACGGTGACCTGTTCTCTCTGATGGGCTCTTACAGTGAGGCCCTCGAAGCCTACTCCAAAGCCCTGGCCGCATCCCAGAAGACCGGGGGCAGCATGCATGACCAGCGCATCCGGTACAAGATGCTCGAAGTGCACCTGAAGGGCAAAACCCCCTTTGATGTCCTGCTGGCAGAGGTACAAAGCCGCAGTGTCCCCGACGACCTGTACCGCAACATCTACGTCTTTTATGAAGCCCTGCTGTCCCTGCACCGCAAGGATTTCCTGGAAGCCCGCAGGCAACTCCAGAGCATCCAGCATGCCAGTGTGGGCACCTACCGCCGCATCCGCCTGAACGTGCTGCTCGGTGCCCTGAAGAAAAGGCAGGGAGAAGACACTGCTGTGGAGGAACGTCTGGTTCTTGAACTCTCACAGGGACGCTCCCTCCCCTGTTTGCAACAGGACCTGTCCCTGATGCAGGACCTGCAGGCACTCCCTGCAAGAGCAGCAGTCAGCCCACCCCGCCTCAGTGAAGAAGCTGTACCAGGGCTGTCCATCCAGGCCACCCTCTTCGGCATGGTGAAATTCCGCTACCAGAACCACACCTTCACCATCAAACACAAGAAGTCCTGCGAGGTGCTGGTGTGGCTGCTGCTGCACGGCCCCTCCACCCGCGACCGCATCATCAATGACCTGCACGATGGCGAGAACAGCAGCAAGCACATCGACTACTTCAAGGTGGCCGTGCGCAGGCTGCGCAGCAGCATCTTCGAGGAGACAGGCATCGAAATCAATCCGGTGGTCTTCGAAAACGGCATGTACACCGTGGCGGAGCAACTCAATTTCAGGGTGGATCATCTGGAACTCGAAGCCCAGGTGCGCACCCTCGACAGTGCTGCGCTGGAGAAAGTGACCACCGTCTACCGTCAGGAATTCATGCCGGGTTTTGAGTCCAGCTGGATTGAACGCCTGCGCCTGCGCATCCAGGACACCCTGCTGCTGGCCTACCAGAAGCGCATGCAGCTCGAAACGCATCCCACCCTGAAACTCGACCTGGGTCTGGAGGTGCTTGAGCACCTCGGGCTGCAGGAAGAACTGCTGGAGCAACTCAATGACCTGCTCGAAGACCTGGACAGCGAATCCACCCGCATGCTGTACCTGCAGAAGCTGCGTGCGATCAAGAAACGCTGGCTCGAAACCTGA
- a CDS encoding 4'-phosphopantetheinyl transferase family protein, producing MHGGEVQQGRLQVPSLGEQDLHLWRASLLLPEDALGTLQSWLTPEEQSRGARYATSLLRKRFVAARGQLRWMLGRYLGCPPESIHLLTLPGGKPVLQDHPHLHFNVSHSADELLIGVARSPIGVDIEHINRHFNPREVLQFFSAAEQKHILTGPLEHFYWCWTRKEACLKASGQGITVSLQDMDTLQATLQGWMLRTFITGEVVYSVAVQQALQVSLFQLTSDLRFSPFK from the coding sequence ATGCATGGTGGCGAAGTTCAGCAGGGCAGGCTTCAGGTCCCCAGTCTGGGTGAACAGGACCTTCACCTGTGGCGGGCCAGTCTCCTGCTGCCAGAAGATGCTCTGGGCACCCTGCAGTCCTGGCTCACTCCAGAAGAACAGTCACGCGGGGCACGGTACGCCACATCCCTGCTGAGAAAGCGCTTTGTTGCTGCACGGGGGCAATTGCGCTGGATGCTCGGGAGGTACCTCGGGTGCCCTCCAGAGTCTATCCATCTTTTGACCCTGCCAGGAGGAAAGCCTGTACTGCAGGACCATCCCCATTTGCACTTCAATGTCAGCCACTCGGCAGATGAGCTGCTGATCGGGGTTGCCCGTTCTCCCATCGGGGTGGACATAGAGCACATCAACAGGCATTTCAACCCCCGTGAAGTGCTGCAGTTTTTCAGTGCAGCAGAGCAAAAGCACATTCTGACCGGGCCACTGGAGCACTTTTACTGGTGCTGGACCCGCAAGGAAGCCTGCCTGAAAGCCAGTGGGCAGGGCATCACCGTGTCCCTGCAGGACATGGACACGCTGCAGGCCACCTTGCAGGGCTGGATGCTGCGGACCTTCATCACAGGTGAGGTGGTGTATTCGGTGGCCGTGCAACAGGCACTCCAGGTCAGCCTGTTTCAGTTGACATCCGACCTGCGCTTTTCTCCTTTCAAGTGA